One window of Rhizobium leguminosarum genomic DNA carries:
- a CDS encoding sugar phosphate isomerase/epimerase family protein has protein sequence MKTIKGPGLFLGQFAGDTAPFNSWDAITKWAADIGYKGVQVPTWASQLIDLKKAATSKDYCDEFAGKARENGIEITELSTHLQGQLVAVHPAYDEAFDGFAAPEVRGNPKARQEWAVEQVKMALTASKNLGLKAHATFSGALAWPFIYPWPQRPAGLVETAFDELARRWMPILNHADENGVDVCYEIHPGEDLHDGITFEMFLERVKNHPRANMLYDPSHYVLQCLDYLDNIDIYKDRLKMFHVKDAEFNPTGRQGVYGGYQGWVERAGRFRSLGDGQVDFGAVFSKMTANNFDGWAVVEWECALKHPEDGAREGAEFVAAHIIRVTEKAFDDFAGSGTDQAANRRMLGLS, from the coding sequence ATGAAGACGATCAAAGGCCCCGGCCTTTTCCTTGGCCAGTTCGCGGGCGATACCGCTCCTTTCAACTCGTGGGACGCGATCACCAAATGGGCGGCCGACATTGGTTACAAGGGCGTCCAGGTGCCGACCTGGGCGAGCCAGCTGATCGATCTGAAGAAGGCCGCCACGTCCAAAGATTATTGCGACGAATTCGCCGGCAAGGCCCGCGAAAACGGCATCGAGATCACCGAACTCTCCACCCACCTGCAAGGCCAGCTCGTCGCCGTCCACCCGGCCTATGACGAAGCCTTCGACGGATTTGCCGCACCCGAGGTGCGGGGCAATCCGAAGGCGCGCCAGGAATGGGCGGTCGAGCAGGTCAAGATGGCGCTGACGGCCTCGAAAAACCTCGGCCTCAAGGCGCATGCGACCTTCTCTGGCGCGCTCGCCTGGCCGTTCATCTATCCCTGGCCGCAGCGTCCTGCCGGCCTGGTCGAGACCGCGTTCGACGAACTCGCCCGCCGCTGGATGCCGATCCTCAACCATGCGGACGAAAACGGCGTCGACGTCTGCTACGAGATCCATCCCGGCGAGGACCTGCATGACGGTATCACTTTCGAAATGTTCCTGGAGCGGGTGAAGAACCATCCGCGCGCCAACATGCTCTACGATCCTTCGCACTACGTCCTGCAGTGCCTCGATTATCTCGACAATATCGACATCTACAAAGACCGCCTCAAGATGTTCCACGTCAAGGATGCGGAGTTCAATCCGACCGGCCGCCAGGGCGTCTATGGCGGCTATCAGGGCTGGGTCGAACGGGCCGGCCGCTTCCGCTCGCTCGGCGACGGCCAGGTCGATTTCGGCGCTGTGTTCTCGAAGATGACGGCGAATAATTTTGACGGCTGGGCTGTGGTCGAATGGGAATGCGCGCTGAAGCATCCGGAGGACGGCGCCCGTGAAGGGGCCGAATTCGTTGCGGCCCATATCATCCGCGTCACCGAAAAAGCCTTCGACGATTTCGCCGGCAGCGGCACGGACCAGGCGGCCAACCGGCGGATGCTGGGGCTTTCCTAA
- a CDS encoding short chain dehydrogenase — protein sequence MRILIIGGGGTIGRKVAAALGSRHEIVAAGRSGGDVRVDITEPASIRAMFEALPDLDACIATAASGGRDDFPAMLAADMLAGLNGKLYGQINLVLIGQHFLRDGGRFTLTSGMLSEDPAPGFMSGAVISGALDAFVRAAALELPRGQRVNAVSPGMVEDSLSLYGESFPGYNAVPMGRLINAYVKTIESGMTGQILREHG from the coding sequence ATGCGTATCTTGATCATCGGTGGCGGCGGCACGATCGGGCGGAAGGTCGCCGCCGCATTGGGAAGCAGGCATGAGATCGTCGCGGCGGGGCGCTCGGGTGGCGATGTGCGTGTCGATATCACCGAGCCGGCCTCGATCCGGGCGATGTTCGAGGCGCTCCCGGATCTCGATGCCTGCATCGCGACGGCCGCCTCCGGCGGCCGGGATGATTTTCCCGCCATGCTGGCCGCGGATATGTTGGCAGGACTGAACGGTAAGCTCTACGGGCAGATCAATCTCGTGCTGATCGGCCAGCATTTCCTGAGGGACGGCGGCCGGTTTACGCTGACATCGGGCATGCTGAGCGAGGATCCGGCACCCGGCTTCATGTCGGGAGCGGTGATCAGCGGCGCGCTCGATGCCTTCGTTCGCGCCGCGGCGCTGGAATTGCCGCGTGGTCAGAGGGTGAATGCCGTCAGCCCCGGCATGGTCGAGGATTCACTCTCGCTCTATGGCGAGAGCTTTCCCGGCTATAATGCCGTGCCGATGGGCCGTCTGATCAATGCCTATGTCAAGACGATCGAAAGCGGCATGACCGGCCAGATCCTCAGGGAGCATGGCTGA
- a CDS encoding GH1 family beta-glucosidase, producing MIDPKKLAEHFPGDFTFGVATAAFQIEGASKADGRKPSIWDAFCNMPGRVYNRDNGDVACDHYNRLEQDLDLIKEMGVEAYRFSIAWPRIIPDGTGPVNEAGLDFYDRLVDGCKARGIKTFATLYHWDLPLLLAGDGGWTARSTAYAFQRYTKTVMNRLGDRLDAVATFNEPWCIVWLSHLYGIHAPGERNMQAALHAMHYMNLAHGLGVEAIRSEAPAVPVGLVLNAASIIPGSGSPADLAAAERAHQFHNGAFFDPVFKGEYPKEFVEALGDRMPAIEDGDMKLISQKLDWWGLNYYTPERVAEDAERRGDFPWMVKAPPASDVKTDIGWEIYAPGLKLLVEDLYRRYELPECYITENGACDNTDVVDGEVDDKMRLDYLGDHLDVVAGLIKDGYPMRGYFAWSLMDNFEWAEGYRMRFGLVHVDYQTQLRTVKKSGKWYRELAAQFPKGNHKAG from the coding sequence ATGATCGATCCGAAAAAACTCGCAGAGCACTTCCCCGGCGACTTCACCTTCGGCGTCGCCACCGCCGCCTTCCAGATTGAGGGCGCCAGCAAGGCCGATGGCCGCAAGCCATCGATCTGGGATGCTTTCTGCAATATGCCCGGCCGCGTCTATAATCGCGACAATGGCGACGTCGCCTGCGACCACTATAATCGGCTGGAGCAGGACCTCGATCTCATCAAGGAGATGGGTGTCGAAGCCTACCGCTTCTCGATTGCCTGGCCGCGCATCATTCCCGACGGCACCGGTCCGGTGAACGAGGCGGGCCTCGATTTCTACGATCGGCTGGTCGACGGCTGCAAGGCGCGCGGGATCAAGACTTTCGCGACGCTCTACCATTGGGACCTGCCTCTGCTGCTCGCCGGCGACGGCGGCTGGACGGCGCGCTCGACCGCTTATGCTTTTCAGCGCTATACCAAGACGGTGATGAACCGCCTTGGCGATCGTCTCGACGCTGTCGCGACCTTCAACGAACCCTGGTGCATCGTCTGGCTCAGCCATCTCTACGGCATCCACGCTCCGGGCGAGCGCAATATGCAGGCCGCCCTTCACGCCATGCATTACATGAACCTTGCCCACGGGCTCGGCGTCGAGGCGATCCGCTCGGAAGCCCCCGCGGTGCCCGTCGGGCTGGTGCTCAACGCCGCTTCGATCATCCCCGGCTCCGGCAGCCCGGCCGATCTTGCCGCCGCCGAACGGGCGCATCAGTTCCACAACGGCGCCTTCTTCGATCCAGTCTTCAAGGGCGAATATCCAAAAGAATTCGTCGAAGCGCTCGGCGACCGCATGCCCGCCATCGAGGACGGCGACATGAAGCTCATCAGCCAGAAACTCGACTGGTGGGGTCTGAATTACTACACGCCCGAGCGCGTCGCTGAGGATGCCGAACGCAGGGGCGATTTCCCCTGGATGGTGAAGGCGCCGCCGGCAAGCGACGTCAAAACCGATATCGGCTGGGAAATCTATGCGCCGGGATTGAAGCTCCTGGTCGAGGACCTCTACCGCCGGTACGAACTGCCGGAATGCTACATCACCGAGAACGGCGCCTGCGACAACACCGATGTCGTCGACGGCGAGGTCGACGATAAGATGCGTCTGGACTATCTCGGCGACCATCTCGATGTCGTGGCCGGTCTCATCAAGGACGGCTATCCCATGCGCGGTTATTTCGCCTGGAGCCTGATGGACAATTTCGAATGGGCGGAGGGCTACCGCATGCGCTTCGGTCTCGTCCATGTCGACTATCAGACCCAGCTGCGCACAGTGAAGAAAAGCGGCAAGTGGTATCGCGAACTCGCCGCACAATTCCCGAAGGGCAATCACAAGGCGGGTTAG
- a CDS encoding DoxX family protein yields the protein MLSSVHLLQPHLLSLLRIVSSLVLFSYGTQKILHFPVAASVPAAGSLSWIAGLLELTLGFLVLVGFQTRIAAFVLSGLMAFAYFIGHASKGIYPAQNGGVAAILFCFVFLYLVAAGGGPLSVDGLLKRNRTAA from the coding sequence ATGCTGTCTTCGGTCCATCTGCTGCAGCCTCATCTGCTGAGCTTGCTGCGCATCGTCTCGTCACTTGTACTTTTCAGCTACGGAACTCAGAAGATTTTGCATTTCCCGGTTGCGGCAAGCGTGCCGGCCGCGGGCTCGCTCTCCTGGATTGCGGGGCTTCTCGAACTCACCCTCGGTTTCCTGGTTCTGGTCGGATTCCAGACCCGGATCGCAGCCTTCGTGCTCTCCGGCCTGATGGCCTTCGCCTATTTCATAGGGCATGCCTCGAAAGGCATTTATCCCGCGCAGAACGGCGGCGTCGCCGCGATCCTGTTCTGCTTCGTGTTTCTGTATCTGGTGGCGGCAGGCGGCGGACCGCTCAGCGTCGACGGCCTGCTGAAGCGCAACCGGACTGCGGCCTAA
- a CDS encoding Gfo/Idh/MocA family protein — MAIEASSEQTREPRIRLGMVGGGAGAFIGAVHRIAARIDDQYDLIAGALSSTPEKAIASGRDLGLDPSRTYSSYREMAIREAKLKNGIEAVAIVTPNHVHYDAAKEFLKRGIHVICDKPLTSNLADAKKLKKIADESGALFVLTHNYTGYPMVRQAREMIANGELGDIRVVQAEYPQDWLTEAVEQTGQKQAAWRTDPAQSGVGGSTGDIGTHAYNLAAFISGLELDSLAADLDSFVPGRRLDDNAHVMLRFKAKGSEKPAKGMLWCSQVAPGHENGLMVRVYGSKGGLEWTQKDPNYLWHTPFGEPKRLITRGGAGSGAAAGRVTRVPSGHPEGYLEAFATIYTEAAHAINARKKGKAVDKAVVYPTVDDGVKGVAFVEACVASSKKNGAWVKL, encoded by the coding sequence ATGGCAATCGAAGCATCATCCGAACAGACCCGTGAGCCGCGTATCCGGCTTGGCATGGTAGGCGGCGGCGCGGGCGCGTTCATCGGTGCCGTGCACCGGATCGCGGCACGCATCGACGATCAGTACGATCTCATCGCCGGCGCGTTGTCGTCGACGCCTGAGAAGGCGATCGCATCCGGCCGCGACCTCGGCCTTGATCCGTCGCGGACCTATTCCAGCTACCGCGAGATGGCGATCCGCGAGGCGAAACTGAAGAACGGCATCGAAGCGGTGGCGATCGTCACACCGAACCATGTGCACTATGATGCAGCCAAGGAATTCCTGAAGCGCGGCATCCATGTCATCTGCGACAAACCGCTGACATCGAACCTTGCCGATGCGAAAAAGCTGAAGAAGATTGCCGACGAAAGCGGCGCGCTCTTCGTGCTGACGCATAATTATACCGGTTATCCGATGGTCCGCCAGGCGCGCGAGATGATCGCGAACGGCGAACTCGGCGATATCCGCGTCGTCCAGGCCGAATATCCGCAGGACTGGCTGACTGAGGCGGTCGAGCAGACCGGCCAGAAGCAGGCCGCCTGGCGCACCGATCCGGCACAATCAGGCGTCGGTGGCTCCACCGGCGATATCGGCACGCATGCCTATAATCTCGCCGCCTTCATATCAGGCCTGGAGCTCGACAGTCTCGCCGCCGATCTCGACAGCTTCGTTCCCGGCCGCCGGCTTGATGACAACGCCCATGTCATGCTGCGCTTCAAGGCCAAGGGCTCGGAGAAGCCGGCCAAGGGCATGCTCTGGTGCAGCCAGGTGGCGCCCGGCCATGAAAACGGCCTGATGGTCCGCGTTTACGGCAGCAAGGGCGGGCTGGAATGGACCCAGAAGGACCCGAACTACTTGTGGCATACGCCATTCGGCGAACCGAAGCGGCTGATCACCCGCGGCGGCGCCGGTTCAGGCGCAGCTGCCGGCCGCGTCACGCGCGTGCCGTCAGGACATCCCGAGGGTTATCTCGAGGCGTTTGCGACGATCTACACGGAAGCCGCGCATGCGATCAATGCCCGCAAGAAGGGCAAGGCCGTCGACAAGGCGGTGGTGTATCCCACTGTCGATGACGGCGTGAAGGGTGTGGCCTTCGTCGAGGCTTGCGTGGCGTCTTCGAAGAAAAACGGCGCCTGGGTCAAGCTCTGA
- a CDS encoding putative bifunctional diguanylate cyclase/phosphodiesterase → MQTAAKSQSKGLGTGRHITVTGVLFSFAVIVAIVTVMVLTALERVAENANLLDDERSRETTIGALKTFEDQLGATLDDYAAWDDAAVNVYSPDGMAWTVSNYGEMSVNSALFDMAIVIDDGKKPIMAYRDGKPMEEPLADFFAPSLWTLFETAKAADPTATPQAVGFVTTKRGVAAVGVALVRKKSGALDAPAGQHRYLVFARHLDNDRVAALGQTYVIGGLRLAPASFEADYFVPIVDPAGATLKKLVWTSRSPGDVGYAQVRPMVLQALGLVGLFFVVLLVIGWLAGRRLKAEENSAREEALRDRLSGLSNRDGLGLAVDRFVVEARQTRRNVLLLYLDLDGFKEVNDSYGHGTGDQLIRAVAAGLDVLIPQGAILARIGGDEFAIAFLSDGENADALQLSEQILDFLVEPLEIGRRVVVVGASIGIAMSPAGTIGREELVRRSDLAMYKAKEAGRARMTLYDPSMDADREQRNALELDLRIAIESGDLTLAYQPLIDAATHAPTGVEALVRWNRPGHGPISPELFIPIAETSGLIESLGLFVLRKACETAKQWPELSVSVNVSPGQFRNPAFADYVRYVLKQTEIEAGRITLEITEGYMIQNPQRTRQSIERLKALGVKVALDDFGSGFSSIGYLRQFGFDRIKIDRSLVMGVNEDKRQREMLQATVALARSLDIPVTAEGIETEEQAVAMRLFGCDCLQGYLFGKPVAADLITEMLNERRAAEPAARRRIGVT, encoded by the coding sequence ATGCAGACAGCCGCAAAGTCGCAGAGCAAAGGATTGGGAACAGGCCGTCACATCACCGTTACGGGCGTGCTCTTCTCCTTTGCCGTCATCGTCGCAATCGTCACCGTCATGGTGCTGACGGCGCTCGAACGCGTGGCCGAAAATGCCAATCTCCTCGATGACGAGCGCTCGCGCGAAACGACGATCGGGGCGTTGAAGACTTTCGAGGACCAGCTCGGCGCGACGCTCGACGATTACGCCGCCTGGGACGATGCCGCCGTCAATGTCTATTCGCCCGACGGCATGGCCTGGACGGTGAGCAATTACGGCGAGATGTCGGTCAACAGCGCGCTTTTCGACATGGCGATCGTCATCGATGACGGGAAGAAGCCAATCATGGCCTATCGCGACGGCAAGCCGATGGAGGAGCCGCTCGCGGATTTTTTCGCGCCGTCGCTCTGGACCCTGTTCGAGACGGCGAAGGCGGCCGACCCGACCGCTACGCCCCAAGCAGTCGGTTTCGTCACCACCAAACGCGGTGTTGCCGCTGTCGGCGTCGCATTGGTGCGGAAAAAATCCGGTGCGCTGGATGCGCCCGCCGGCCAGCACCGCTATCTCGTTTTTGCCCGCCATCTCGACAATGACCGGGTGGCCGCGCTCGGCCAGACCTATGTCATCGGCGGGCTGAGGCTGGCGCCGGCGAGCTTCGAGGCCGATTATTTCGTGCCGATCGTCGATCCTGCCGGGGCAACGCTCAAAAAGCTCGTCTGGACCTCGCGTTCGCCTGGTGATGTCGGCTACGCACAGGTGCGGCCGATGGTCCTTCAGGCGCTCGGCCTTGTCGGGCTGTTCTTCGTGGTGCTGCTGGTCATCGGCTGGCTTGCCGGTCGCCGGCTGAAGGCCGAGGAAAACAGCGCCCGCGAGGAGGCGCTGCGTGACCGGCTGAGCGGACTTTCCAATCGCGATGGCCTCGGGCTTGCCGTCGACCGCTTCGTCGTCGAGGCGCGCCAGACGAGGCGCAACGTGCTGCTCCTCTATCTCGACCTCGATGGCTTCAAGGAAGTCAATGACAGCTATGGCCACGGCACCGGCGACCAGTTGATCCGCGCGGTCGCGGCGGGGCTCGACGTGCTCATCCCGCAAGGCGCGATTCTCGCCCGTATCGGCGGCGATGAATTTGCGATCGCCTTTCTCTCGGACGGCGAGAATGCCGACGCACTGCAACTTTCCGAGCAGATCCTCGATTTTCTAGTCGAGCCGCTGGAGATCGGTCGCCGCGTCGTCGTCGTCGGGGCCAGCATCGGCATCGCCATGTCGCCTGCCGGCACGATCGGGCGCGAGGAGCTGGTGCGCCGCTCCGATCTGGCCATGTACAAGGCGAAGGAAGCCGGCCGCGCGCGCATGACACTCTACGATCCGTCGATGGATGCGGATCGAGAGCAGCGCAATGCGCTGGAACTCGATCTCCGGATCGCCATCGAGAGCGGCGACCTGACGCTCGCCTACCAGCCGCTGATCGATGCGGCCACACATGCGCCGACCGGTGTCGAGGCACTGGTGCGCTGGAACCGTCCGGGCCATGGCCCTATTTCGCCCGAGCTGTTCATTCCGATCGCCGAGACCAGCGGCCTGATCGAATCGCTCGGCCTGTTCGTGCTGCGCAAGGCCTGCGAGACAGCCAAGCAATGGCCGGAACTCAGCGTCTCGGTCAACGTCTCGCCCGGCCAGTTCCGCAATCCCGCTTTCGCCGACTATGTGCGCTACGTGCTGAAACAGACGGAAATCGAGGCTGGCCGTATTACGCTCGAGATCACCGAAGGCTACATGATCCAGAATCCGCAGCGCACCCGCCAGTCGATCGAGCGGCTGAAAGCGCTGGGGGTCAAGGTGGCACTCGACGACTTCGGTTCGGGTTTCTCTTCGATCGGCTATCTCAGGCAGTTCGGCTTCGACCGGATCAAGATCGACCGCTCGCTGGTGATGGGTGTCAACGAGGACAAACGCCAGCGCGAGATGCTGCAGGCGACGGTGGCGCTTGCCCGCTCGCTCGACATTCCGGTGACGGCCGAAGGCATCGAGACCGAAGAGCAGGCAGTCGCCATGCGCCTCTTCGGCTGCGATTGCCTGCAGGGCTATCTGTTCGGAAAGCCTGTCGCTGCCGACCTTATCACTGAGATGCTGAACGAGCGACGCGCAGCGGAGCCGGCGGCCCGGCGTCGCATCGGCGTGACTTAA
- a CDS encoding LysR substrate-binding domain-containing protein — translation MDRDLLHHLPVILSVSRLGGFAAAAMELGMSASAVSHAVRVVEKRLGTRLFARTTRSVALTEAGEHFIAAIRPALESVAETLERQKAASGSITGTLRISMPRIAFPLALTDILTRLARRHAALTVETVSDEALVDIVGGGFDAGIRLGGMIAQDMIAMRLTPPFQAIMVAAPDYLERHGAPTTVAALTEHRCIGYRHITGGDIYAWELLDAGEILSVALSGPVRVSDQTAARDLALAGIGIAYLFEPLVRGDIAEGRLRQILPATSIEEPGLYLYYPRGASQMPKLRAFLDAARENLHSDNPVAGDPRRAPAA, via the coding sequence ATGGATCGCGATCTGCTTCATCATCTTCCCGTCATCTTAAGCGTTTCGCGGCTCGGCGGCTTCGCCGCTGCGGCAATGGAACTCGGTATGAGCGCCTCGGCCGTCAGTCATGCCGTCAGGGTGGTGGAAAAGCGGCTCGGCACGCGCCTCTTTGCCCGCACGACACGGAGCGTCGCCCTGACGGAAGCGGGAGAGCATTTCATCGCGGCGATCAGGCCGGCGCTTGAGAGTGTCGCCGAAACGCTGGAGCGACAGAAGGCGGCAAGCGGCAGCATCACCGGCACGCTGAGGATCAGCATGCCGCGCATCGCCTTTCCGCTGGCACTGACGGATATCCTCACCCGGCTCGCCCGCAGGCATGCGGCACTCACCGTCGAAACCGTCAGCGACGAAGCGCTGGTCGATATCGTCGGCGGCGGCTTCGATGCTGGGATACGCCTCGGCGGCATGATCGCGCAGGATATGATCGCGATGCGCCTGACGCCGCCCTTTCAGGCGATCATGGTCGCCGCCCCTGACTATCTCGAACGCCACGGCGCCCCGACAACGGTCGCGGCACTGACGGAACATCGCTGTATCGGCTATCGCCATATCACCGGCGGCGACATCTATGCCTGGGAATTGCTGGATGCCGGCGAGATCCTGTCGGTCGCGCTCAGCGGTCCGGTGCGGGTCTCCGATCAGACGGCCGCCCGGGATCTGGCGCTTGCCGGCATCGGCATCGCCTATCTCTTCGAGCCGCTGGTGCGTGGCGACATCGCCGAAGGCCGGCTGCGACAGATATTGCCGGCCACCTCCATCGAGGAACCGGGGCTGTATCTCTATTATCCCAGGGGTGCATCGCAGATGCCGAAGCTTCGTGCCTTCCTCGACGCCGCCCGTGAAAACTTGCACTCGGATAACCCGGTCGCAGGCGATCCGCGGAGGGCGCCCGCTGCTTAA